One Candidatus Omnitrophota bacterium DNA segment encodes these proteins:
- a CDS encoding ferredoxin, which translates to MAKKKIKIDKSLCIGCGACAGTYPDDIKIDDDGLATPINGVADEDAVDVCPVGAISVEE; encoded by the coding sequence ATGGCCAAAAAGAAGATTAAGATCGATAAAAGCTTATGCATCGGTTGCGGAGCCTGCGCAGGAACCTACCCCGATGATATTAAGATTGACGATGATGGTCTAGCAACACCCATCAACGGTGTCGCGGACGAAGATGCAGTTGATGTCTGCCCTGTTGGTGCAATTTCCGTTGAGGAATAA
- the der gene encoding ribosome biogenesis GTPase Der: MLNGIVAIVGSPNVGKSTIFNRIIGERHAIVDDEAGITRDRLYGKCEWLGHSFSVIDTGGIEVENRPFQEQIRIQTQIAIDEADVIVFVTDSHLGLTSDDRLVAKMLYKVKKPVILVVNKIDEGIHISDTQEFYALGLGEPIAVSGSHGIGIGDLLQKIVKLLPEKQYELQADQITFCLVGRPNVGKSSIVNCLLNEERVIVSDISGTTRDSIDTPFTKDDKNYVVIDTAGLKKRGKIYESIDKYSAIRALKAIERSEIVLLIVDGHQGIIDQDKHVIEYATELHKAIIIVVNKWDIVDKETNTMSEFTKTIRNEYKFLDYAPICFVSALKKQRIETIFKALDLVHIAYYTRVKTSILNDVIQDAQLMNQTPDFNGGRLKIYYASQVSAAPPTFVLFVNNTNFMHFSYQRYIENRLRNTFSFEGTPINILLRNKK, translated from the coding sequence ATGCTTAATGGTATTGTTGCAATTGTTGGCTCACCAAATGTTGGCAAATCAACAATTTTTAATCGTATCATTGGCGAAAGACACGCCATCGTTGATGACGAAGCCGGAATTACTCGTGACCGTCTCTACGGAAAATGTGAGTGGTTAGGTCATTCCTTTTCCGTTATCGACACAGGTGGCATTGAAGTCGAAAATCGTCCTTTTCAGGAACAAATTCGTATTCAAACTCAAATCGCCATTGATGAAGCAGATGTCATTGTGTTTGTCACTGATAGTCATCTTGGTCTTACCTCTGATGATCGCCTTGTGGCAAAAATGCTTTATAAAGTCAAAAAGCCAGTTATTCTTGTTGTAAACAAAATTGATGAAGGAATTCATATTTCTGACACCCAAGAATTTTATGCTCTTGGACTTGGAGAACCCATTGCAGTGAGTGGTTCTCATGGTATTGGAATCGGCGATCTTTTACAAAAAATTGTCAAATTATTACCTGAAAAACAATATGAACTTCAAGCCGATCAGATCACTTTTTGTCTTGTTGGTCGCCCCAATGTTGGAAAATCTTCTATTGTCAACTGCCTATTAAATGAAGAAAGAGTTATTGTTAGCGATATTTCTGGAACAACCAGAGATTCAATTGATACCCCTTTTACAAAAGATGATAAAAACTATGTTGTAATCGATACGGCTGGATTAAAAAAACGCGGAAAAATTTATGAATCAATCGATAAGTACTCTGCTATTCGAGCTTTAAAAGCTATTGAAAGAAGCGAAATTGTACTTCTTATTGTTGATGGGCATCAGGGAATTATTGATCAAGACAAACACGTTATTGAATATGCTACTGAGTTACATAAAGCCATTATTATTGTTGTCAATAAGTGGGATATTGTTGATAAAGAGACCAATACAATGAGTGAGTTTACAAAAACCATTCGCAATGAATATAAATTCCTTGATTATGCGCCAATTTGTTTCGTTTCAGCGCTTAAAAAGCAAAGAATTGAAACCATTTTTAAAGCGCTAGACTTAGTCCATATTGCCTATTATACAAGGGTTAAAACAAGTATATTAAATGATGTCATTCAAGATGCTCAATTGATGAATCAAACTCCTGATTTTAATGGTGGTAGATTAAAAATTTATTATGCCTCCCAAGTCTCTGCTGCCCCACCTACATTTGTCTTATTCGTTAATAACACAAACTTTATGCATTTCAGTTATCAACGATATATTGAGAATCGTTTACGTAATACGTTTTCATTTGAAGGAACCCCAATAAATATTTTACTAAGAAATAAAAAGTAA
- a CDS encoding HU family DNA-binding protein, which produces MKKLNKRDLVEIVAEKAHLSKKDAQAAIDISFKLVEKAVLKGEEVNISNFGVFSPKTRKSREGTHPKKHSRIVIAESKTVVFRPSKSLKAKLNK; this is translated from the coding sequence ATGAAGAAACTCAACAAACGCGACCTAGTTGAAATCGTTGCCGAAAAAGCACATCTTTCAAAAAAAGATGCTCAAGCGGCAATTGACATTTCTTTCAAGCTGGTAGAAAAAGCCGTACTAAAAGGTGAAGAAGTCAATATCTCTAACTTTGGTGTTTTTTCCCCAAAAACACGTAAAAGTAGAGAGGGCACACACCCAAAGAAACACAGCCGAATTGTGATTGCTGAATCCAAAACCGTTGTGTTCCGTCCCTCAAAGAGTTTAAAAGCAAAGCTTAACAAATAA
- the cmk gene encoding (d)CMP kinase, with protein MMTKIAVAIDGPAAAGKSTVAKKVAEIKGFTYIDTGAMYRAFTWYCLEKGIDCQDEKACVSLIPEIHIDLKPNHIVLCNGQDVSREIREPRVSSQVSYIASYKDIRLALVDSQRKMAEKDSVIMDGRDIGTYVLPNAEVKIFQIASVETRAVRRYEENLGKGIICTLDEIDTDVRKRDYIDSHREFAPLKAAPDAVLLDTSYMTVDEVVQTVLDIIDEKMKEKENHA; from the coding sequence ATTATGACAAAAATAGCTGTTGCAATTGATGGTCCAGCTGCTGCTGGAAAATCAACAGTAGCCAAAAAAGTTGCTGAAATTAAAGGTTTTACTTATATTGATACCGGTGCTATGTACCGCGCTTTTACTTGGTATTGCCTTGAAAAAGGAATTGATTGCCAAGATGAAAAAGCTTGTGTAAGTTTAATTCCTGAAATTCATATTGATCTTAAACCTAATCACATTGTCCTTTGCAATGGGCAAGATGTATCGCGAGAAATACGTGAGCCTCGGGTGTCTTCTCAAGTTTCTTATATTGCTTCTTATAAAGATATAAGATTAGCGTTAGTTGATTCGCAAAGAAAAATGGCTGAAAAAGATTCTGTTATTATGGATGGAAGAGATATTGGCACTTATGTTTTGCCAAATGCGGAAGTCAAAATTTTCCAAATTGCAAGTGTTGAGACCAGAGCAGTCCGCCGATATGAAGAAAATCTTGGCAAAGGCATCATATGTACTCTTGATGAAATTGATACCGATGTTCGCAAAAGAGATTATATCGATTCACATCGTGAATTTGCTCCTTTAAAAGCGGCCCCTGACGCAGTTTTACTGGATACTTCTTATATGACTGTCGATGAAGTCGTTCAAACTGTTCTTGATATAATCGACGAAAAGATGAAGGAGAAAGAAAATCATGCTTAA
- a CDS encoding ECF transporter S component: MSDWDLWRIVIASAGLIAILIFILLKGSESKFKGLNTKILARSGVFAAISIILYIIPFFNFNIPFFPPFLNIHFDEVPALIAGFAYGPLSATLVVIAKTIVKLPMTSTLGVGELSDLIVSLAFVIPASIFYRKKRKVSSALIGLTIGTLCQLVVASFFTTFVILDFYIFVMGWSEEMLLSLVQLANPAVTSLRWPYFWLIAIPFNLIKDIGVVLLTFLLYKRMHLLIDKIGAQKN, from the coding sequence ATGTCTGATTGGGATTTATGGAGAATAGTCATTGCTTCAGCTGGCCTAATAGCGATCTTAATTTTTATTTTACTGAAGGGCTCAGAATCCAAATTTAAAGGTTTAAATACAAAAATTCTTGCAAGAAGTGGTGTTTTTGCAGCGATTTCAATTATTTTATACATTATTCCTTTCTTTAATTTTAACATTCCCTTTTTCCCACCATTTTTAAATATTCATTTTGATGAAGTGCCGGCCTTGATTGCTGGATTTGCATATGGACCATTGTCCGCAACATTGGTTGTTATCGCAAAAACCATTGTTAAGTTACCAATGACTTCAACGCTTGGAGTTGGCGAATTATCTGATCTTATTGTATCTCTTGCCTTTGTGATTCCAGCTTCAATTTTTTATCGTAAAAAAAGAAAAGTTAGTTCCGCCCTTATTGGTCTAACGATTGGAACATTATGTCAACTTGTTGTCGCTTCATTTTTCACGACTTTTGTTATTTTGGACTTTTATATTTTCGTCATGGGGTGGAGTGAAGAAATGCTTCTTAGTCTTGTACAATTAGCCAATCCCGCCGTTACTTCTTTACGATGGCCGTACTTCTGGCTTATCGCCATTCCATTTAATCTCATAAAAGATATTGGAGTGGTGCTTCTCACCTTTCTTCTATATAAGAGAATGCATCTCTTAATTGATAAAATAGGAGCACAAAAAAACTAG